In a single window of the Sediminicoccus sp. KRV36 genome:
- a CDS encoding sensor histidine kinase KdpD: MNTAEPERPDPDALAEIAAREGRGRLKVFLGAAPGVGKTVEMLTEARRLQELGSDVLIGLAETHGRAETEAAIGPLPRLPLRAIAYRGQVLHEFDLDAALARRPGILLLDELAHTNAPGSRHAKRWQDVEELRDAGIEVWTTMNVQHLESSAEAVARVTGVRVAETVPDAVLKGADAVELVDIPPAELLERMRAGKIYRPEQAERALRGFFKEGALAALRELALRRTADRVDADVTSWMRRNRVAGPWPVGERVLALIPGGASADPVLQQARRLADALHAPLLALHVEQPGQDSDPGPGIALAQQLGAETEVTTATDLPAAILAHARARRATHIILGRGEPPWWRRIFGRTLIAALARQAREFTLHVVPSQAAAQAAPLPRPWPGWTTWLAVPLLVGAATLVCTALDGMVPDAGFGMVYLAAIVAIAAIVGPLHAGAGAVLSFLIWNFLFLPPRYTLTIASAQDVLGAVVFGAVAALLAGTTGRLGRNVRAAAMRLAALRRLTALSRRLNAQASMAELQMAVVEEAARIIGGPACLLLPLDEALATTLPGQFIRDAILQAEPVLRAASPADVTPDDGAMAAARWAMAHGRAAGRGTATLPTSAWRFLPLTAQRDGEPIVLALLGLRPEGGSADPEADRAIEALLDQAAVALERARLAETAANARARGQTEALRTALLTSLGHDLRTPLTVIRGAAETLRTAGAALSAVTRADLLMSIEEEATRLARWMSAILDIVRLETGQVVPRREPVDVAQALEEAALRAEQAHPGRTVQRDLPADLPRPRLDAALLDRVLENVLDNAMKYSKPGGVVQLLARREGSEVVLAVEDDGPGIRPEDLPRVFDPFFRAARTDSIAAGSGLGLSICRGLASAMGGRIAAESPVAAERGTRVTLRFPA, translated from the coding sequence ATGAACACGGCCGAGCCCGAGCGCCCCGACCCCGATGCCCTGGCCGAGATTGCGGCGCGGGAGGGGCGCGGGCGCCTCAAGGTCTTCCTGGGTGCCGCCCCAGGCGTGGGCAAGACGGTGGAGATGTTGACCGAGGCACGTCGGCTCCAGGAATTGGGCAGCGATGTCCTGATCGGCCTGGCCGAGACGCATGGGCGGGCCGAGACGGAAGCCGCCATCGGCCCACTGCCACGCCTCCCGCTGCGCGCCATCGCCTATCGCGGCCAGGTGCTGCATGAATTCGACCTGGACGCGGCGCTGGCGCGGCGCCCAGGCATCCTGCTGCTGGATGAACTCGCCCATACCAACGCACCCGGCAGCCGTCACGCGAAGCGGTGGCAGGATGTGGAGGAACTGCGCGACGCCGGCATCGAAGTCTGGACCACGATGAACGTCCAGCATCTGGAGAGCAGCGCCGAAGCCGTGGCGCGAGTCACCGGCGTACGCGTCGCCGAGACGGTGCCGGATGCCGTGCTCAAGGGCGCTGACGCGGTGGAGCTGGTGGATATCCCGCCGGCCGAATTGCTGGAGCGGATGCGCGCCGGGAAGATCTACCGCCCGGAACAGGCCGAGCGTGCCCTGCGTGGTTTCTTCAAGGAAGGCGCGCTCGCGGCACTGCGCGAATTGGCGCTGCGCCGCACGGCGGACCGTGTGGATGCCGACGTCACCTCCTGGATGCGCCGTAACAGGGTCGCCGGCCCCTGGCCGGTTGGCGAGCGCGTGCTGGCGCTAATCCCGGGCGGCGCCTCCGCCGATCCGGTGTTGCAGCAGGCCCGCCGCCTGGCCGATGCGCTGCACGCGCCGCTGCTGGCCCTGCATGTCGAACAGCCGGGCCAGGATTCCGACCCGGGCCCCGGAATCGCTTTGGCCCAGCAGCTCGGCGCGGAGACCGAAGTGACCACCGCGACGGACCTTCCCGCGGCGATCCTCGCCCATGCCCGCGCCCGACGTGCCACGCACATCATCCTGGGGCGCGGCGAGCCACCCTGGTGGCGGCGGATCTTCGGGCGGACGCTGATCGCGGCGCTGGCCCGGCAGGCGCGGGAATTCACCCTCCATGTGGTGCCGAGCCAGGCAGCCGCGCAAGCCGCGCCATTGCCCCGCCCCTGGCCGGGCTGGACGACCTGGCTCGCCGTACCGCTGCTGGTCGGTGCGGCCACGCTGGTCTGCACGGCGCTGGACGGGATGGTGCCGGATGCCGGCTTCGGCATGGTCTACCTGGCCGCCATCGTGGCCATCGCCGCCATCGTTGGGCCGCTGCATGCGGGTGCCGGGGCGGTCCTGTCCTTCCTGATCTGGAACTTCCTGTTCCTGCCGCCGCGCTACACGCTCACCATCGCCTCGGCGCAGGACGTGCTGGGGGCCGTGGTCTTCGGCGCCGTCGCCGCCTTGCTGGCCGGCACCACGGGCCGGCTTGGGCGCAATGTCCGCGCGGCTGCGATGCGGCTGGCGGCGCTGCGGCGGCTCACCGCGCTCTCGCGCCGGCTGAATGCCCAGGCCTCGATGGCCGAATTGCAGATGGCCGTGGTGGAGGAGGCCGCGCGAATCATCGGCGGCCCGGCCTGCCTGCTGCTGCCACTGGACGAAGCCCTGGCCACGACACTCCCAGGGCAGTTCATCCGGGATGCCATCCTCCAGGCCGAACCCGTGCTGCGTGCGGCGAGCCCCGCGGATGTCACGCCCGATGACGGCGCCATGGCCGCGGCACGCTGGGCGATGGCCCATGGCCGCGCGGCGGGGCGCGGCACCGCGACGCTGCCGACCAGCGCCTGGCGCTTCCTGCCCCTGACAGCGCAGCGCGATGGCGAGCCGATCGTCCTGGCACTGCTGGGCCTGCGCCCGGAAGGCGGAAGCGCGGACCCCGAGGCGGATCGCGCCATCGAGGCGCTGCTGGACCAGGCGGCGGTGGCGCTGGAACGTGCGCGGCTGGCCGAGACGGCGGCCAATGCGCGTGCGCGCGGCCAGACGGAGGCGCTGCGCACGGCGCTGCTGACCAGCCTCGGGCATGATCTGCGCACGCCGCTGACGGTCATTCGCGGCGCGGCGGAGACGTTGCGCACGGCCGGTGCCGCGCTCTCGGCCGTCACCCGCGCCGACCTGCTGATGAGCATCGAGGAGGAGGCGACGCGCCTCGCCCGCTGGATGTCCGCCATTCTCGATATTGTGCGCCTGGAGACCGGCCAGGTGGTGCCACGGCGCGAGCCGGTGGATGTGGCCCAGGCGCTGGAGGAGGCAGCACTTCGGGCAGAACAGGCGCATCCTGGCAGAACCGTCCAGCGCGATCTGCCAGCTGATCTGCCGCGCCCGCGGCTCGATGCGGCACTGCTGGATCGCGTCCTGGAGAATGTGCTGGATAACGCGATGAAATACTCGAAGCCAGGCGGTGTCGTTCAACTCTTGGCGCGCCGGGAAGGGAGCGAGGTTGTGCTGGCTGTGGAGGATGACGGCCCTGGCATTCGCCCCGAGGATCTGCCGCGTGTCTTTGATCCCTTTTTCCGTGCGGCGCGCACCGATAGCATCGCGGCCGGCTCCGGGCTTGGCCTCTCCATCTGCCGCGGGCTGGCCAGTGCGATGGGCGGACGCATCGCGGCCGAAAGCCCGGTCGCGGCGGAGCGAGGGACGCGCGTCACGCTGCGTTTCCCCGCATGA
- the kdpB gene encoding potassium-transporting ATPase subunit KdpB, whose amino-acid sequence MQSSIALLDGAILRRAALDAVLKLNPRHLIRNPVIFVTEVVAILVTLLALRDASQGSAFAFQASVAAWLWLTVLFATFAEAVAEGRGKARAASLRASRGDTMARFVPLPEDITLTIPRAAAELKRGDHVLVEAGEIIPSDGEIIQGIASVNESAVTGESAPVIREAGGDRSAVTGGTLVVSDRILVRITAEPGSTFLDRMIAMVEGASRQKTPNEIALDILLAGMTIIFLIAVVTLVGFASYSGAAPSVVVLAALLVTLIPTTIGGLLSAIGIAGMDRLVRFNVLATSGRAVEAAGDVDVLLLDKTGTITFGNRQAAAFIAAPGVSEAEIAEAAVLASLADETPEGRSILAFARERHGITATMPEGARPVPFTAQTRISGMDLPPSIAMGGAYRKGAVDSLAAALNQPLPPALAAGIDRIARSGATPLAVSRDGRILGAIELKDIIKPGIRERFVELRRMGIRTVMVTGDNRVTAAAIAAEAGVDDFLAEAKPQQKLDYIRAQQAEGRLVAMAGDGTNDAPALAQADVGLAMQTGTQAAREAGNMVDLDSDPTKLIEVVEIGKQLLITRGALTTFSIANDVAKYFAILPAIFVGTYPGLAALNVMGLTSPQSAILSAVIFNALIIVALVPLALRGVAYASVGAAALLRRNLLIYGLGGLVAPFIGIKIIDVFLTLIGVA is encoded by the coding sequence ATGCAAAGCTCCATCGCGCTGTTAGACGGCGCCATTCTCCGCCGCGCGGCGCTCGACGCCGTGCTGAAGCTCAATCCGCGGCACCTCATCCGCAACCCTGTCATCTTCGTCACCGAGGTGGTCGCCATCCTGGTCACGCTGCTGGCGTTGCGTGATGCATCGCAGGGCAGCGCGTTCGCCTTCCAGGCGAGTGTCGCGGCCTGGCTCTGGCTGACCGTGCTCTTCGCCACCTTCGCCGAGGCCGTGGCGGAAGGCCGCGGCAAGGCGCGCGCTGCCTCGCTGCGCGCCTCACGCGGCGACACCATGGCGCGCTTCGTACCGCTGCCGGAAGACATCACGCTGACCATCCCGCGCGCGGCGGCCGAGCTGAAGCGCGGCGATCATGTCCTTGTCGAGGCGGGTGAGATCATTCCCTCGGATGGCGAGATCATCCAGGGCATCGCCAGCGTCAACGAAAGCGCCGTCACCGGCGAAAGCGCGCCCGTGATCCGCGAAGCCGGTGGCGACCGCAGCGCCGTCACCGGCGGCACGCTGGTGGTCAGTGACCGCATCCTGGTCCGCATCACCGCCGAGCCAGGGTCCACCTTCCTCGACCGCATGATCGCGATGGTCGAAGGCGCTTCCCGGCAAAAGACGCCCAATGAGATCGCGCTGGATATCCTGCTCGCCGGCATGACGATCATCTTTCTGATCGCGGTGGTCACGCTGGTGGGCTTTGCCAGCTATAGCGGGGCCGCGCCCTCGGTTGTCGTGCTCGCCGCACTTCTGGTCACCCTCATCCCCACCACCATCGGCGGGCTGCTCTCGGCGATCGGCATCGCGGGCATGGACCGACTGGTGCGCTTCAACGTGCTGGCCACCTCCGGCCGCGCGGTGGAGGCGGCGGGCGACGTGGACGTGCTGCTGCTGGACAAGACCGGCACTATCACCTTCGGCAACCGCCAGGCCGCCGCCTTCATCGCGGCCCCCGGCGTGAGCGAGGCCGAGATCGCCGAGGCTGCCGTGCTGGCCAGCCTGGCGGATGAGACGCCGGAGGGCCGCAGCATCCTGGCCTTCGCCCGCGAACGGCATGGCATCACCGCCACCATGCCGGAGGGTGCCAGACCAGTGCCCTTTACGGCGCAGACGCGCATCTCGGGAATGGACCTGCCCCCTTCGATCGCCATGGGCGGCGCCTATCGCAAGGGCGCGGTGGACAGCCTGGCAGCGGCGCTGAACCAGCCGCTGCCGCCAGCACTCGCCGCCGGCATTGACCGGATCGCGCGCAGCGGCGCGACGCCGTTGGCCGTCTCCCGCGATGGCCGCATTCTCGGTGCGATCGAGCTGAAGGACATCATCAAGCCCGGCATCCGTGAACGCTTTGTCGAATTGCGCCGCATGGGCATCCGCACCGTCATGGTCACCGGCGACAACCGCGTGACCGCCGCCGCCATCGCTGCCGAAGCGGGCGTGGATGACTTCCTCGCCGAGGCCAAGCCGCAGCAGAAGCTGGACTATATCCGCGCGCAGCAGGCCGAAGGGCGCCTCGTCGCCATGGCCGGGGACGGCACCAATGACGCGCCGGCCCTGGCCCAGGCCGATGTCGGCCTCGCCATGCAGACCGGCACCCAGGCCGCGCGCGAGGCCGGCAATATGGTGGACCTCGACAGTGACCCCACGAAGCTGATCGAGGTGGTGGAAATCGGCAAGCAACTGCTCATCACCCGCGGCGCGCTCACCACCTTCTCCATCGCCAATGACGTGGCGAAGTACTTCGCCATCCTGCCGGCGATCTTCGTGGGAACTTATCCAGGTCTCGCCGCGCTCAACGTGATGGGGCTGACCAGTCCGCAAAGCGCCATCCTCTCGGCGGTGATCTTCAACGCGCTGATCATCGTGGCGCTGGTGCCCTTGGCGCTGCGCGGCGTTGCCTACGCCTCGGTCGGCGCGGCGGCCCTGCTGCGCCGCAACCTGCTGATCTACGGGCTGGGCGGCCTGGTCGCGCCCTTCATCGGCATCAAGATCATTGACGTCTTCCTCACCCTGATCGGAGTGGCCTGA
- a CDS encoding response regulator encodes MTAAPLPILVIDDEPQIHRFLGPALEAAGYAALRAETAREGLRLAASRGPACVLLDLGLPDMDGKEALARLRAFSSVPVIIISARDREAEKVAALDAGADDYVEKPFGLAELLARLRAATRRALLTEAPSPLVVTGALEVDLERRLARVAGAELSLTPREWDLLAALARDLGKVVTQRRLLTEVWGPAHAEDSQYLRVYVGQLRAKLGDAARLLRTEPGVGYRLLEEA; translated from the coding sequence ATGACGGCCGCACCGCTGCCCATCCTGGTGATCGATGACGAACCGCAGATCCATCGCTTCCTCGGCCCCGCGCTGGAGGCCGCGGGCTACGCCGCATTGCGGGCCGAAACGGCGCGCGAGGGGCTGCGCCTCGCGGCGTCACGCGGCCCGGCCTGCGTGCTGCTGGACCTTGGCCTGCCCGACATGGACGGGAAGGAGGCGCTGGCCCGGCTGCGCGCCTTCAGCAGCGTGCCAGTGATCATCATCAGCGCGCGCGACCGCGAGGCCGAGAAAGTCGCCGCACTCGATGCCGGCGCCGATGACTATGTGGAAAAGCCCTTCGGCCTGGCGGAACTCCTGGCGCGGTTGCGGGCCGCGACACGCCGGGCGCTGCTGACCGAAGCGCCCTCACCCCTCGTGGTCACGGGCGCGCTCGAAGTTGATCTGGAACGGCGGCTGGCGCGCGTGGCCGGGGCAGAGCTCTCGCTCACGCCGCGCGAATGGGACCTGTTGGCCGCCCTCGCTCGCGACCTGGGCAAAGTCGTCACGCAACGGCGCCTGCTGACCGAGGTCTGGGGGCCGGCACATGCCGAGGACAGCCAGTATCTGCGGGTCTATGTCGGGCAGCTGCGCGCCAAGCTGGGGGATGCGGCGCGGCTGCTGCGGACTGAACCGGGGGTTGGATATCGGCTGCTGGAAGAGGCTTAG
- the folE gene encoding GTP cyclohydrolase I: MDNSKDKGADADRPVSDRIRNRLRQARKRFNANDNIAAFIEPGEMDLLLDEVETKMRGVLESLVIDTETDHNTQDTARRVAKMYLKEVFQGRYHQAPPVTEFPNVTGLSELMIVGPITVRSACSHHFCPIMGRLWIGLMPNQHSNLIGLSKYARLAEWVLSRPQIQEEAMTQIAELLTDRVKPDGLAVVMEADHFCMHWRGVKDTGSKMTNSVMRGSFLKDPALRREFLSLISMRS, from the coding sequence ATGGATAACTCGAAAGACAAGGGCGCCGATGCGGACCGCCCGGTATCCGACAGGATCCGCAACCGGCTGCGGCAGGCGCGCAAGCGATTCAACGCCAACGACAATATCGCCGCCTTCATCGAGCCAGGCGAGATGGACCTCCTGCTGGATGAGGTCGAGACAAAGATGCGCGGCGTACTGGAGAGCCTCGTGATCGACACCGAGACCGACCACAACACCCAGGATACCGCACGCCGCGTCGCGAAAATGTATCTGAAGGAGGTGTTCCAGGGCCGCTACCACCAAGCCCCGCCTGTGACAGAATTTCCCAACGTGACCGGGCTGAGTGAACTGATGATCGTCGGGCCGATCACGGTTCGTAGCGCGTGCAGCCATCATTTCTGCCCGATCATGGGGCGCTTGTGGATCGGCCTGATGCCGAACCAGCATTCGAACCTGATCGGGCTTTCCAAATACGCCCGCCTGGCTGAATGGGTTCTGTCCCGCCCCCAGATCCAGGAAGAGGCCATGACCCAGATCGCCGAGTTGCTGACCGACAGGGTCAAGCCCGACGGCCTCGCCGTGGTGATGGAGGCGGATCATTTCTGCATGCATTGGCGCGGCGTGAAGGATACCGGTTCGAAAATGACCAACAGTGTGATGCGCGGTTCGTTCCTGAAGGATCCGGCGTTGCGGCGGGAATTCCTCTCGCTCATCTCGATGCGGAGTTGA
- a CDS encoding BLUF domain-containing protein, translated as MLVRCLYASRVAAPLPSPVLDQILVQSHRNNPRRGITGLLCFTNNVFVQVLEGGRDEVCDLYNAIVRDERHTQIRLLAYEEIAERRFGNWTMGQVDAKAMNPSLLLKYSKTATLDPFAITGQATMALLMDLVATGTITGRAGV; from the coding sequence ATGCTTGTCCGCTGCCTTTACGCCAGCCGCGTCGCGGCACCGCTCCCATCCCCCGTCCTTGACCAGATCCTGGTGCAGTCGCATCGCAACAATCCGCGGCGGGGGATCACGGGGTTGCTTTGCTTCACGAACAACGTCTTCGTGCAGGTGCTTGAAGGCGGGCGCGACGAGGTCTGTGACCTTTACAATGCCATTGTGCGCGACGAGCGGCACACACAGATCCGGCTATTGGCCTATGAGGAGATTGCTGAGAGGCGCTTCGGCAATTGGACCATGGGGCAGGTGGATGCCAAGGCGATGAACCCATCGCTGCTGCTGAAATACTCCAAGACGGCCACCCTCGATCCCTTCGCCATCACCGGGCAGGCAACAATGGCGCTGCTGATGGACCTTGTTGCCACCGGCACAATCACGGGGCGCGCTGGGGTCTGA
- a CDS encoding heavy-metal-associated domain-containing protein, which translates to MHRFRIANMNCGGCAKGVTASLRQADPLAEIGIHLDCREAAVTSALDAARLEQVLRDDGWQVERISA; encoded by the coding sequence ATGCATCGTTTTCGGATTGCGAACATGAACTGCGGCGGCTGCGCGAAGGGGGTCACGGCGTCGCTCCGGCAGGCTGATCCGCTGGCGGAGATCGGCATTCATCTGGACTGCCGGGAAGCCGCCGTGACGTCTGCCTTGGATGCGGCGCGCCTGGAGCAGGTGCTGCGGGATGATGGCTGGCAGGTCGAGCGTATCTCCGCCTGA
- the kdpC gene encoding potassium-transporting ATPase subunit KdpC — MLRPLLSLLLGFTLLLGVVVPLGVTAVAGLTMPERAGGSLIRREGQVVGSWLIGQNFEEPRWFQGRPSATSAAPYDAASSAASQLGPTSAALLAAVTERVAGGLEVPADAVTSSGSGLDPHVSPENARAQIARVAAARNLAPESVAALVEQHVETREFGLLGEPRVNVLRLNVALEALR; from the coding sequence ATGTTGCGCCCCCTTCTCTCCCTCCTGCTCGGCTTCACGCTGCTGCTGGGTGTCGTCGTGCCGCTCGGCGTCACCGCCGTCGCCGGCCTCACCATGCCCGAGCGCGCCGGTGGCAGCCTCATCCGGCGCGAAGGCCAGGTGGTCGGCTCCTGGCTCATCGGGCAGAATTTCGAGGAGCCACGCTGGTTCCAGGGCCGGCCTTCCGCGACCTCGGCCGCACCCTATGACGCCGCCTCCTCCGCCGCCTCGCAACTCGGGCCCACCAGCGCGGCCTTGCTCGCCGCGGTTACCGAGCGTGTCGCAGGCGGGCTCGAAGTGCCGGCCGATGCCGTGACCAGCAGCGGCTCGGGCCTTGATCCGCATGTCAGTCCGGAAAATGCGCGGGCGCAGATCGCGCGCGTGGCGGCGGCGCGCAACCTGGCGCCGGAGAGCGTGGCCGCGCTGGTGGAACAGCATGTCGAAACCCGCGAGTTCGGCCTGCTGGGCGAGCCGCGCGTCAATGTGCTGCGGTTGAATGTGGCCCTAGAGGCGCTGCGCTGA